A genome region from Dickeya dadantii NCPPB 898 includes the following:
- the yjgA gene encoding ribosome biogenesis factor YjgA, with amino-acid sequence MNKHPEDWQDDVPDASQDDDDEEIIWVSKSEIKRDAEALKALGTELVELGKNALERIPLDEDLRAAIELAQRITKEGRRRQLQLIGKMLRARDPEPIQTALDKLRNRHNQQVSLFHKLEQLRDRLIAEGDGAVPDILALYPQADRQQLRSLVRNAQKEKAANKPPKSARLIFQYLRELAEAE; translated from the coding sequence ATGAACAAACATCCCGAAGACTGGCAGGATGACGTCCCGGACGCCAGCCAGGACGATGACGACGAAGAGATAATCTGGGTCAGCAAAAGCGAGATCAAACGCGATGCTGAAGCCCTGAAGGCACTGGGTACCGAGCTGGTTGAGCTGGGTAAGAACGCGCTGGAGCGCATCCCGCTGGATGAAGACCTGCGCGCCGCGATTGAACTGGCGCAGCGCATCACTAAGGAAGGCCGCCGCCGGCAGTTGCAGCTGATTGGCAAGATGCTTCGTGCCCGCGACCCGGAGCCCATCCAGACCGCGCTGGACAAGCTGCGCAACCGCCACAACCAGCAGGTATCGCTGTTCCACAAACTGGAGCAGTTGCGCGACCGGCTGATCGCCGAAGGCGACGGTGCCGTTCCGGACATCCTTGCGCTTTACCCGCAGGCCGACCGCCAGCAACTGCGCTCACTGGTACGTAACGCCCAGAAAGAAAAAGCCGCCAACAAGCCACCCAAATCAGCCCGGCTGATTTTCCAGTATTTGCGTGAACTGGCGGAAGCCGAATAA
- the aaeA gene encoding p-hydroxybenzoic acid efflux pump subunit AaeA produces the protein MIKKFSRMAITLLLVLLAAVALVRVWSFYTESPWTRDARFSADVVAIAPDVSGLLTDVNVQDNQPVKQGDVLFVIDQPRYQQALEQAQADVAYYQALADEKKRESARRQRLGVQAMSREEIEQSGNALQTTLHQLAKAQAELELAKLDLVRTVVRAPADGWITNLHVHAGEYITRGATAVALVKKDSFYLLAYMEETKLAGVRPGYRVEITPLGSNQILFGAVDSIAAGVTNSSSSADTKGLATVDSNLEWVRLAQRVPVKIRLEQQWGDLYPAGTTATVVVTGEHTRNTKPMSPLLQLLHRLREFG, from the coding sequence ATGATCAAAAAATTCAGCCGCATGGCGATCACGCTATTGCTGGTGTTGCTGGCTGCGGTAGCGCTGGTGCGCGTATGGTCGTTTTACACCGAATCTCCCTGGACCCGCGACGCCCGTTTCAGCGCCGATGTGGTGGCGATCGCCCCTGATGTCAGCGGCCTGCTGACCGATGTGAACGTGCAGGATAACCAGCCGGTGAAGCAGGGCGATGTGCTGTTCGTGATTGACCAGCCACGTTATCAGCAGGCACTGGAACAGGCGCAGGCGGACGTGGCCTACTATCAGGCGCTGGCTGATGAGAAAAAGCGGGAATCGGCGCGCCGTCAGCGTCTCGGCGTGCAGGCGATGTCGCGGGAAGAGATTGAACAGTCCGGCAATGCGCTGCAAACCACGCTGCATCAACTGGCGAAGGCGCAGGCGGAGCTGGAACTGGCGAAGCTTGATCTGGTGCGTACGGTGGTGCGTGCCCCGGCCGATGGCTGGATAACCAACCTGCATGTGCATGCCGGCGAATACATTACCCGCGGCGCCACTGCGGTAGCGCTGGTGAAAAAGGATTCGTTCTACCTGCTGGCCTATATGGAAGAAACCAAACTGGCGGGCGTGCGTCCCGGCTATCGGGTGGAAATCACCCCGCTGGGCAGCAACCAGATTCTGTTCGGCGCGGTAGATAGCATCGCCGCCGGGGTAACCAACAGCAGTAGCTCCGCCGATACCAAAGGGCTGGCGACGGTGGATTCCAATCTGGAGTGGGTGCGGCTGGCGCAACGGGTGCCGGTAAAAATTCGCCTCGAACAGCAATGGGGCGACCTGTATCCGGCCGGGACCACCGCCACGGTAGTGGTGACCGGTGAGCATACCCGCAACACCAAGCCGATGTCGCCGTTACTGCAACTGTTGCATCGCCTGCGCGAGTTCGGTTAA
- a CDS encoding LysE family translocator — protein sequence MTLHLWLVYVGVITALIAVPGPSALLSMTHGLRYGQRRALATVLGGATGSLVLMTASALGLGAILAASATAFLALKVVGAAYLIWLGISAWRTRESTLTPSVEVEAIAPGLPKLYHRGFMVGVSNPKDILFFAALFPNFIDTSAPQAMQFALLALTWVVLDCSIMFSYACMGNRVSALFAHPRRLRLFNRATGTLFIFAGSALVASTK from the coding sequence ATGACACTGCATCTTTGGCTGGTTTACGTCGGCGTGATCACGGCGCTGATCGCCGTACCGGGGCCGTCGGCTCTGCTGAGTATGACGCACGGCCTGCGTTACGGACAACGACGCGCGCTGGCGACCGTGCTGGGCGGCGCGACCGGTTCGCTGGTGTTGATGACGGCGTCCGCGCTGGGGCTGGGCGCGATTCTGGCGGCGTCGGCCACCGCGTTTCTGGCGTTAAAGGTGGTCGGTGCGGCTTACCTGATTTGGCTCGGTATTTCCGCCTGGCGGACGCGGGAAAGCACCCTGACGCCGTCGGTTGAGGTGGAGGCGATCGCGCCGGGGTTGCCGAAGCTGTATCACCGCGGTTTTATGGTGGGGGTCAGCAATCCTAAAGATATCCTGTTCTTTGCCGCCTTGTTCCCCAATTTTATCGATACCAGCGCCCCGCAAGCGATGCAATTCGCACTGCTGGCGCTCACCTGGGTGGTGCTGGATTGCAGCATCATGTTCAGCTACGCCTGCATGGGGAATCGCGTTTCTGCGCTGTTTGCTCACCCTCGCCGCCTGCGGTTGTTCAACCGCGCCACCGGCACGCTGTTCATTTTCGCCGGCTCCGCACTGGTGGCATCAACCAAATAA
- the ptsN gene encoding PTS IIA-like nitrogen regulatory protein PtsN produces MNNEPVMQLSAVLRKECTRSAVHCQSKKRALEIISELAARQLNLPPQMVFEAILTRERMGSTGIGNGIAIPHGKLEDENTLGAVGVFIQLEQPIAFDAIDNQPVDLLFALLVPTEQCKTHLHTLSLVAKRLADKTVCKRLRAAQSDDELYQIMTEADLSDQP; encoded by the coding sequence ATGAACAACGAGCCCGTTATGCAACTTAGCGCTGTTCTCCGTAAGGAGTGCACGCGTAGCGCCGTCCACTGTCAGAGCAAAAAGCGCGCACTGGAAATCATCAGTGAACTGGCCGCCAGACAGCTCAACCTGCCGCCGCAGATGGTGTTTGAAGCGATTCTGACCCGGGAACGCATGGGCAGCACCGGCATCGGCAATGGCATCGCCATTCCGCACGGCAAGCTGGAAGACGAGAATACGCTGGGCGCGGTCGGCGTCTTTATCCAGTTGGAACAGCCGATCGCCTTTGACGCCATCGACAACCAGCCGGTCGATCTGCTTTTTGCCTTGCTGGTTCCCACTGAACAATGTAAAACCCACTTACATACTTTGTCGCTCGTCGCCAAACGGCTGGCGGATAAAACCGTGTGTAAGCGGCTGCGCGCCGCTCAAAGCGATGACGAGCTGTATCAGATCATGACGGAAGCGGATCTGTCCGACCAGCCCTGA
- the rapZ gene encoding RNase adapter RapZ: protein MVLMIVSGRSGSGKSVALRALEDMGFYCVDNLPVVLLPELAHTLAERNISAAVSIDVRNLPETPEVLEHALTRLPQSFSPQLLFLDADRNTLIRRYSDTRRLHPLSSKNLSLESAIDEENDLLEPLRSRADLIIDTSEMSVHELAEMLRTRLLGKRERELTMVFESFGYKHGIPIDADYVFDVRFLPNPHWDPKLRPMTGLDKPVAAFLDRHTEVHNFIYQTRSYLELWLPMLETNNRSYLTVAIGCTGGKHRSVYIAEQLADYFRSRGKNVQSRHRTLEKRKS, encoded by the coding sequence ATGGTGCTGATGATTGTCAGTGGTCGTTCAGGTTCGGGGAAATCCGTAGCCCTGCGCGCGCTGGAAGACATGGGTTTCTATTGTGTAGATAACCTGCCGGTGGTGCTGTTGCCCGAGCTGGCGCACACGCTGGCGGAACGAAATATCTCCGCGGCGGTCAGCATTGACGTGCGCAACCTGCCGGAAACGCCGGAAGTGCTGGAACATGCCCTGACCCGCCTGCCCCAGAGTTTTTCTCCCCAACTGCTGTTTCTGGACGCCGATCGCAATACGCTGATTCGGCGTTACAGCGACACCCGTCGCCTGCACCCGCTCTCCAGCAAAAACCTGTCGCTGGAAAGCGCTATCGATGAAGAAAACGATTTGCTGGAGCCGCTGCGCTCGCGCGCCGATCTGATCATCGATACCTCGGAAATGTCGGTGCATGAATTAGCAGAAATGTTGCGCACCCGCTTACTGGGCAAACGCGAGCGCGAGCTGACCATGGTCTTCGAGTCATTCGGCTACAAGCACGGCATCCCGATTGACGCGGACTACGTGTTTGACGTGCGTTTCCTGCCTAACCCCCACTGGGACCCGAAACTGCGTCCGATGACGGGTCTGGATAAACCGGTGGCCGCGTTTCTTGACCGGCACACCGAAGTCCACAACTTCATCTATCAGACCCGCAGCTACCTGGAACTGTGGCTGCCAATGCTGGAAACCAACAACCGCAGCTATCTTACCGTCGCCATCGGCTGTACCGGCGGTAAGCACCGTTCCGTCTACATCGCCGAGCAACTGGCGGATTACTTTCGTTCCCGTGGCAAAAACGTACAGTCACGCCACCGTACGCTGGAAAAACGCAAATCATGA
- the pmbA gene encoding metalloprotease PmbA: protein MTIITQVAEQRKVLEQAVSQALELARAGSDAAEVAVTKTTGISVSSRYGEVENVEFNSDGALGITVYYQQRKGSASSTDMSPDAIARTVQAALDIARYTSVDPCSGPADKDLLAFEAPDLDLFHPAELDADRGIELAAAAEQAALKADKRITNTEGGSFNSHYGIKVFGNSHGMLQSYCSSRHSMSVSVIAEHNGDMERDYAYTIGRALGDLDSPAWVGEECARRTLARLSPRKLATMEAPVMFSAEVATGLFGHLVGAISGGSVYRKSTFLLDSLGKQILPEWLTIQELPHLRKGLASTPFDSEGVRTEQRDIVKEGVLQTWLLTTYAGRKLGMKSTGHAGGIHNWRIAGRGLDFDGMLKEMGTGLLVTSLMGQGVSAVTGDYSRGAAGFWVENGEIQYPVSEITIAGNLKDMLRNMVTIGDDIETRSNIQCGSVLLPSMKIAGV, encoded by the coding sequence ATGACAATAATCACTCAGGTTGCAGAACAGCGTAAAGTGCTGGAACAGGCGGTATCGCAGGCGCTGGAACTGGCCCGTGCCGGTTCTGATGCGGCGGAAGTTGCCGTCACGAAAACAACGGGGATCAGCGTCAGCTCCCGGTATGGTGAAGTTGAAAACGTCGAATTCAACAGTGACGGTGCGCTTGGCATCACCGTCTACTATCAGCAGCGCAAGGGCAGCGCGTCGTCCACCGATATGAGCCCGGACGCGATTGCACGCACGGTGCAGGCGGCGCTGGATATTGCCCGTTACACCTCGGTTGACCCATGCTCTGGCCCGGCGGACAAGGATCTGCTGGCGTTTGAGGCGCCGGATCTGGATCTGTTCCACCCGGCGGAGCTGGACGCCGATCGCGGTATCGAGCTGGCCGCCGCCGCCGAACAGGCGGCGCTGAAGGCCGACAAACGCATCACCAACACCGAAGGCGGCAGTTTTAACAGCCACTATGGCATCAAGGTGTTCGGCAACAGCCACGGCATGCTGCAAAGCTACTGCTCCAGCCGCCATTCCATGTCGGTCAGCGTGATTGCCGAGCACAACGGCGATATGGAGCGCGATTACGCCTACACCATCGGACGTGCGCTGGGCGATCTGGACTCGCCGGCGTGGGTCGGTGAAGAGTGCGCCCGCCGTACGCTGGCGCGCCTGTCGCCACGTAAACTGGCTACCATGGAGGCGCCGGTGATGTTCTCAGCCGAGGTGGCGACCGGGTTGTTCGGTCATCTGGTCGGCGCCATCAGCGGCGGCAGCGTCTATCGTAAATCCACCTTCCTGCTGGATAGTCTCGGCAAACAGATTCTGCCGGAATGGCTGACCATTCAGGAACTGCCGCATTTGCGTAAAGGGCTGGCGTCGACTCCGTTCGACAGCGAAGGCGTTCGCACCGAACAGCGCGATATCGTCAAAGAGGGCGTGCTGCAAACCTGGCTGCTGACCACCTATGCCGGTCGTAAGCTGGGCATGAAGAGCACCGGTCATGCCGGCGGGATTCATAACTGGCGTATTGCCGGGCGCGGGCTGGATTTTGACGGCATGCTGAAGGAAATGGGCACCGGCTTGCTGGTCACCAGCCTGATGGGGCAGGGCGTCAGTGCGGTAACCGGGGATTATTCCCGCGGCGCCGCCGGATTCTGGGTGGAGAACGGCGAAATTCAGTATCCGGTGAGCGAAATCACCATCGCCGGCAACCTGAAAGATATGCTGCGTAACATGGTGACCATCGGTGATGATATCGAGACGCGCAGCAATATCCAGTGCGGTTCGGTGTTGCTGCCGTCGATGAAGATCGCCGGGGTATAA
- the npr gene encoding PTS phosphocarrier protein NPr, with amino-acid sequence MTVRQTVEVKNRLGMHARPAMKLFELVQSFDSAVLLRNESGTEADASSVIAMLMLDSAKGRHIEVEVTGSDEEQALAAVIQLFEAGFDED; translated from the coding sequence ATGACCGTCAGGCAAACCGTTGAAGTGAAAAACCGCTTAGGGATGCACGCCCGCCCGGCCATGAAGCTGTTCGAGCTGGTACAAAGCTTTGACTCCGCGGTGTTGCTACGCAATGAAAGCGGCACCGAAGCCGACGCCAGCAGCGTCATCGCCATGCTGATGCTGGATTCGGCCAAAGGGCGCCATATCGAAGTGGAAGTTACCGGGTCGGATGAAGAACAGGCGCTGGCGGCGGTTATTCAGCTATTTGAAGCCGGGTTTGACGAGGATTAA
- the aaeR gene encoding HTH-type transcriptional activator AaeR has translation MERLKSMSVFARVVEFGSFTAAARQLQMSVSAVSQTVTRLEDELQVKLLNRSTRSIGLTEAGRIYYHGCRRMLHEAQEVHEQLYAFNNTPIGTLRIGSSSTMAQNVLANMTTDMLKEYPGLSVNLVCGIPAPDLIADGLDIVIRVGALQDSSLYSTRLGSMPMVVCAARSYLTQHGSPEKPADVSNVSWLEYSVRPDSEFELIAPEGITTRLTPQGRFVTNDPVTLIRWLKNGAGIAYVPLMWVFEEIKRGEIEILFPRYHSDPRPVYALYTRRDNLPLKVQVCINYLTEYFNKVALIYQGYRQEHSQAEPQQK, from the coding sequence ATGGAACGATTAAAGAGCATGTCGGTCTTCGCCAGAGTGGTGGAATTCGGCTCGTTCACCGCCGCCGCCCGTCAGTTGCAGATGAGCGTATCCGCCGTCAGCCAGACGGTTACCCGGCTGGAAGATGAATTGCAGGTGAAATTGCTCAACCGCAGCACCCGTAGCATCGGGCTGACGGAAGCCGGCAGGATTTACTACCACGGCTGCCGCCGCATGTTGCACGAAGCGCAGGAAGTGCATGAGCAGTTATATGCGTTCAACAACACCCCGATCGGTACGCTGCGCATCGGCAGTTCCTCTACCATGGCGCAAAACGTGCTGGCGAATATGACCACCGACATGCTGAAAGAATACCCAGGGCTGTCGGTCAATCTGGTGTGCGGCATTCCGGCACCGGACCTGATCGCCGACGGGCTGGACATCGTCATCCGGGTCGGCGCGCTACAGGACTCCAGCCTGTACAGCACCCGTCTCGGCTCCATGCCGATGGTGGTCTGCGCCGCCAGAAGCTACCTGACGCAGCACGGCTCGCCGGAAAAACCCGCTGACGTGAGTAACGTGTCCTGGCTGGAATACAGCGTCCGCCCGGACAGCGAATTTGAGCTGATAGCGCCGGAAGGCATCACCACCCGGCTAACGCCGCAAGGGCGCTTCGTCACCAACGACCCGGTCACGCTGATTCGCTGGCTGAAAAACGGCGCCGGCATCGCCTATGTGCCGCTAATGTGGGTATTTGAAGAGATCAAACGCGGCGAAATAGAGATCCTATTCCCGCGTTATCATTCGGACCCGCGCCCGGTGTACGCGCTCTACACCCGCCGCGACAACCTGCCGCTGAAAGTACAGGTGTGCATCAACTACCTGACCGAGTATTTCAACAAGGTGGCGCTGATTTATCAGGGATACCGGCAGGAACATTCGCAGGCCGAGCCGCAGCAGAAATAA
- the aaeB gene encoding p-hydroxybenzoic acid efflux pump subunit AaeB: protein MNSPAFLRLRFAFKLSTAIVLSLVLGFHLQLETPRWATLTAAIVAAGPAFAAGGDPFSGAIRHRGMLRVIGTFIGCIGALVIIIATVRAPVVMLMLCCLWAGVCVWISSLVKVENAYVFALAGYTALIIIVTSQSAPLRIPQFAVERCSEIVLGIVCAILADLLFSPRSIKQDIDRAVNELLVGQYQLLQRCVNGMTKEELDAAWNGLVRKTHAINGMRSVLMMESSRWQGANRRIKTLLTQSWIMITQACETRLTLQDHPDAVKGAIAMMLEQSADTPAEMQRRLRQLRHLAAAHSRSLPPTLVSWLAAAARYQLLAKGVRTNVRISQSEAALLDADVPVKASSAETHHAMINGVRTGVATALGCLFWLLTGWTSGSVCMVMIAVVTSLAMRLPNPLMAAKDFLVGTLVALPLGAVLFMMVLPSTQQSLLLLCLSLGGVAFVIGIEVQKRRLGSLGALASTINILVLDNPMTFNLAQFLDNAIGQIIGCFLALIVILLIRDNTRDRTGRTLLNRFVFGAVSALSTRPARRRENHLPALYQHLFLLLNLFPGEIGKYRLALSLIMMHQRLRTLELPVSPSLSAFHRQMRATAEQVIDATRDRSHHFSRLLAQMDEYQHLLRDHQVSDDAIDAVGRLTALLHRHKHALGD, encoded by the coding sequence ATGAACAGTCCCGCGTTTTTGCGCCTGCGGTTTGCCTTCAAACTCAGTACGGCTATCGTGCTGTCGCTGGTGCTGGGGTTTCATCTGCAACTGGAAACCCCGCGCTGGGCGACGCTGACCGCCGCGATTGTGGCGGCCGGCCCGGCTTTCGCCGCCGGCGGCGACCCGTTTTCCGGCGCGATTCGTCACCGTGGCATGCTCAGGGTGATCGGCACCTTTATCGGTTGTATCGGCGCGCTAGTTATCATCATCGCCACGGTGCGCGCGCCGGTGGTGATGCTGATGCTGTGCTGCCTGTGGGCGGGCGTCTGCGTCTGGATATCGTCGCTGGTAAAAGTGGAAAACGCCTATGTGTTCGCGCTGGCGGGCTACACGGCGCTGATCATCATTGTGACCAGCCAGAGCGCGCCACTGCGCATTCCGCAATTTGCCGTCGAGCGTTGCAGTGAAATCGTGCTGGGAATCGTCTGCGCCATTCTGGCCGACCTGCTGTTTTCGCCACGTTCTATAAAACAGGATATCGATCGGGCGGTGAATGAGTTGTTGGTGGGGCAATATCAGTTGCTGCAACGCTGCGTGAATGGCATGACGAAAGAGGAGCTGGACGCCGCGTGGAACGGGCTGGTGCGTAAAACGCACGCCATCAACGGCATGCGCAGCGTATTGATGATGGAGTCATCCCGCTGGCAGGGCGCCAACCGCCGGATAAAAACGCTGTTGACCCAATCCTGGATCATGATCACCCAGGCGTGCGAAACCCGGCTGACACTGCAGGATCATCCCGATGCCGTCAAAGGCGCGATTGCTATGATGCTGGAACAATCGGCGGATACCCCGGCGGAAATGCAGCGGCGTTTGCGACAGCTGCGTCATCTGGCGGCCGCGCACAGCCGCAGCCTGCCGCCGACGCTGGTGAGCTGGCTGGCGGCGGCGGCCCGCTATCAACTGCTGGCGAAAGGTGTGAGAACCAACGTGCGCATCAGCCAGAGCGAAGCGGCGTTACTGGATGCCGACGTGCCGGTGAAAGCCAGCTCGGCGGAAACCCATCACGCCATGATCAACGGCGTGCGTACCGGTGTCGCCACCGCGCTGGGGTGTCTGTTCTGGCTGCTTACCGGTTGGACATCCGGTAGTGTCTGCATGGTGATGATTGCGGTGGTGACCTCGCTGGCGATGCGGCTGCCCAATCCGCTGATGGCGGCGAAGGACTTTTTGGTCGGCACATTGGTGGCGCTGCCATTAGGCGCCGTGCTGTTCATGATGGTGCTGCCATCCACCCAGCAAAGCCTGCTGTTGTTGTGCCTGAGTCTCGGCGGCGTAGCGTTTGTGATCGGCATTGAGGTGCAGAAACGGCGGTTGGGGTCGCTGGGCGCGCTGGCCAGCACCATCAACATTCTGGTGTTGGATAACCCGATGACCTTCAACCTGGCACAGTTTCTCGATAACGCCATCGGGCAGATTATCGGTTGTTTTCTGGCGCTGATCGTCATTCTGCTGATTCGGGACAATACCCGCGACCGCACCGGGCGCACGCTACTTAACCGGTTTGTGTTCGGCGCGGTGTCGGCGTTGTCGACCCGTCCGGCCCGGCGGCGGGAGAATCACCTGCCCGCGTTGTATCAGCACCTGTTTTTGCTGCTGAACCTGTTTCCGGGGGAAATCGGTAAATACCGGCTGGCGCTGTCGCTGATCATGATGCATCAGCGCCTGCGGACGCTGGAATTGCCGGTCAGCCCCAGCCTGTCCGCTTTTCACCGCCAGATGCGGGCGACGGCAGAACAGGTGATTGACGCTACCCGCGACCGCAGTCACCATTTTTCCCGGTTGCTGGCGCAGATGGACGAGTATCAGCACCTACTGCGCGACCATCAGGTATCGGATGACGCGATTGATGCGGTTGGCCGCCTGACCGCGCTGTTGCATCGTCACAAACATGCGCTCGGCGACTGA
- the hpf gene encoding ribosome hibernation promoting factor has protein sequence MQLNITGHHVEITDALREFVNLKFAKLEQYFDRINQVYVVLKVEKILHIADATIHVNGGELHATSEADDMYAAIDLLIDKLARQLNKHKDKLKQH, from the coding sequence ATGCAGCTTAACATTACCGGACACCACGTCGAAATTACCGATGCTCTGCGTGAATTCGTAAACTTAAAATTCGCCAAACTTGAGCAATACTTTGATCGTATCAATCAGGTGTACGTGGTACTGAAAGTGGAAAAGATCCTGCACATTGCGGATGCCACCATCCACGTCAACGGAGGTGAGCTGCATGCCACATCGGAAGCGGATGATATGTATGCCGCCATCGATCTCTTGATCGACAAGCTGGCAAGACAGTTAAACAAACATAAGGATAAACTGAAACAGCACTGA
- the aaeX gene encoding p-hydroxybenzoic acid efflux pump operon protein AaeX, whose amino-acid sequence MNSLPVMVLFGLSFPPVFFVLLITLALFFICIRLLHPTGIYDRVWHPALFNTALFVCLFYLLFRFGL is encoded by the coding sequence ATGAATTCACTCCCGGTCATGGTGCTGTTCGGCCTGTCGTTCCCGCCGGTGTTTTTTGTGCTGCTGATAACGCTGGCGCTGTTTTTTATCTGTATCCGACTGCTGCATCCCACGGGCATTTACGATCGGGTCTGGCACCCGGCTCTGTTTAATACCGCGTTGTTTGTCTGCCTGTTCTATCTGCTGTTTCGTTTCGGTCTTTGA
- a CDS encoding DUF1543 domain-containing protein gives MTTLFMYYVGGRAQGANIELHDVQFAAVEHPQDGFPLLKANWFGDKSQVHVDSYTPCHWADGYDITLSRQPFQGREKLWFINMGGYLPHDPAEVHQFGLFVATDAEQAKQRAKAVLLTEVFQQHKDDLRDVDDCLPLTLLDRWHIHLTANPTGRVSPPQWQGYHPL, from the coding sequence ATGACAACGCTATTTATGTATTACGTGGGCGGACGCGCCCAGGGCGCCAACATCGAACTGCATGATGTTCAGTTCGCGGCGGTGGAGCACCCGCAAGACGGATTTCCTCTGCTGAAGGCCAACTGGTTCGGTGATAAAAGCCAGGTCCACGTCGATAGCTACACCCCCTGCCATTGGGCGGACGGCTATGATATCACGCTCAGCCGCCAACCGTTTCAGGGACGGGAAAAACTCTGGTTTATCAATATGGGCGGATACTTGCCGCACGACCCGGCAGAGGTACATCAATTCGGGCTATTCGTGGCGACGGATGCGGAGCAAGCCAAACAGCGCGCCAAAGCGGTGCTGCTGACCGAGGTGTTTCAGCAGCACAAGGACGATCTGCGCGACGTGGACGACTGCCTGCCGCTCACCCTGCTGGACCGCTGGCACATCCACCTGACCGCTAACCCAACCGGGCGGGTATCGCCGCCGCAGTGGCAGGGCTATCACCCGCTGTAA
- the rnk gene encoding nucleoside diphosphate kinase regulator, which produces MDKPHLTISELDAERLDALLEQPAFADTEVAQALSEELDRADIVQPVEIPGDVVTMNSRVRFRDLLTTEEHIRTLVYPASLKDSREQISVMAPLGAALLGMHVGNSIAWPLPNGEETRIEVMELLYQPEAAGEYHR; this is translated from the coding sequence ATGGATAAACCGCACCTGACGATTAGCGAGCTGGATGCCGAACGCCTGGATGCGCTGCTGGAGCAGCCCGCTTTTGCCGATACCGAGGTGGCGCAGGCCCTGAGCGAAGAACTGGATCGGGCGGATATCGTCCAGCCGGTCGAGATCCCAGGAGATGTGGTCACCATGAATAGCCGGGTTCGGTTCCGCGACCTGCTCACGACGGAAGAACATATCCGCACGCTGGTCTATCCGGCCAGCCTGAAAGACAGCCGGGAACAGATTTCGGTCATGGCGCCGCTGGGAGCCGCGCTGCTCGGCATGCATGTCGGCAACAGCATTGCCTGGCCGTTGCCGAATGGCGAAGAAACGCGGATTGAAGTGATGGAACTGCTCTACCAGCCGGAAGCGGCGGGTGAATACCACCGCTGA